The proteins below are encoded in one region of Scomber japonicus isolate fScoJap1 chromosome 2, fScoJap1.pri, whole genome shotgun sequence:
- the metrnlb gene encoding meteorin-like protein gives MLRPWAVQWITAVLLCRAAAQYSSDQCSWRGSGLSHESHRRDVEQVYLRCSQGSLKWLYPTGAIIINLRPNTEPSSGHMAGLHVCIKPHTYSQGSHVYLERAGDLRLLLAEEEQAQGRVHCFSLAEGALFVEAIPQTDISRRITAFQYELVPSQGPGAHMYPYLHPGLDTCEPCSDEEVLMAVCTSDFAGSGIFQRVALNVNDRSQVVVTLSRLFHQKSRMFAWGGVRGRSWSGRVNIPAKCGVHPGGDEYLLTGYVHFGEAWLGCTPRYKDFLKLYMKAQRMGTNPCQIDTD, from the exons ATGCTCCGGCCGTGGGCTGTGCAGTGGATCACGGCTGTGCTCCTCTGTCGGGCGGCGGCACAGTACTCCAGTGACCAGTGTAGCTGGCGAGGAAG TGGTCTGAGCCATGAGTCCCATCGCCGAGACGTGGAGCAGGTCTATCTACGTTGTTCCCAGGGCTCTCTGAAGTGGCTCTACCCCACAGGGGCCATCATCATCAACCTACGTCCAAACACAGAACCCTCATCAGGACACATGGCAGGTCTCCATGTGTGCATCAAACCCCATACTTACTCCCAG GGTTCTCATGTGTATCTGGAGCGAGCTGGAGATCTGAGGCTTCTGctggcagaggaggagcaggctCAGGGCAGAGTGCACTGTTTCAGCCTGGCGGAGGGGGCTCTGTTTGTGGAGGCCATCCCACAGACGGACATCAGCCGAAGGATCACCGCCTTCCAATATGAGCTTGTGCCCAGCCAGGGGCCAGGGGCACATATGTACCCATACCTGCACCCTGGTTTAG ACACCTGTGAACCCTGTTCAGATGAAGAGGTCCTCATGGCTGTGTGCACCAGTGACTTTG CGGGCAGTGGCATCTTTCAAAGAGTAGCGTTGAATGTGAACGACCGCTCCCAGGTTGTGGTGACTCTGAGCAGGCTGTTCCACCAGAAGAGCAGGATGTTTGCTTGGGGTGGAGTCAGAGGGCGGAGCTGGAGTGGACGGGTCAATATTCCCGCAAAGTGTGGTGTACATCCAGGAGGGGATGAGTACCTTTTGACTGGCTATGTCCATTTTGGTGAAGCCTGGCTCGGCTGTACACCTCGCTACAAGGACTTCCTGAAGCTGTACATGAAAGCACAGAGAATGGGAACAAACCCCTGTCAAATAGATACAGACTGA
- the LOC128366294 gene encoding polymeric immunoglobulin receptor-like, which produces MWSLQNQLFTLCIVLSHVTSAAGLIHVSGYEGREAKVSCRYGQGYESYEKYLCRNDCGDADVLITTTKGTKSRYSISDDKSNKVFTTIISDLSSTDAGKYWCGVTRTGKDIYTEVKLDVKPDHCCEHFTKVQDYEDSSVSVSCPYESEDRDNLKYICRGNKPSTCLQEAVVTSNIKQNGQFSLNEDKTSRKFTVTITSLTQKDSGMYLCGVHRNTGLDVFSGVNLEVKEWCCVKSYNRSGIVGLPVTMECSYPPQHRTNMKFLCKGDQRKNCRDMVTSQSSSYQTDHRFTLQDDTASISFLVTIKELKASDAGTYWCGSDRQWSAGNYAKIQLSVEWFCVKSYNLSGIVGLPVTMECSYPPQHRTNMKFLCKGDHRNNCTDMVTSQSSSDQTDHRFTLQDDAASSLFLVTIKELNSSDAGTYWCGSDRQWSAGNYTKIQLSVDFQQQTSTVEPVGSQVTQISGGPIKGVCTSYNHLLEVNNGSHSHIVHTR; this is translated from the exons ATGTGGAGCCTTCAAAACCAGCTGTTCACCCTGTGTA tTGTTCTGAGTCATGTCACCAGTGCAGCAGGGTTGATCCATGTGTCTGGATATGAAGGGAGAGAAGCTAAAGTTTCTTGCCGCTATGGACAGGGATATGAGTCTTATGAAAAATACCTGTGCAGGAATGACTGTGGTGACGCTGATGTTCTGATTACGACCACAAAAGGAACGAAAAGCAGATACTCCATCTCTGATGACAAAAGTAATAAAGTCTTCACAACAATAATTTCTGATCTCAGTTCTACGGATGCAGGGAAATATTGGTGTGGGGTGACCAGGACTGGAAAGGATATCTACACTGAAGTAAAGCTGGATGTAAAAccag ACCACTGCTGTGAACATTTCACCAAAGTCCAAGATTATGAGGACAGTTCAGTGTCCGTCAGTTGTCCATACGAGTCTGAGGACAGGGACAACCTGAAGTacatctgcagaggaaacaagcCCTCCACATGTCTGCAGGAGGCAGTAGTCACCTCTAACATCAAACAAAATGGACAGTTCAGCCTTAATGAGGACAAAACTTCGAGGAAGTTTACAGTGACCATTACAAGTTTGACCcaaaaggattctgggatgtaCCTTTGTGGTGTCCATAGAAACACCGGCCTGGATGTCTTCTCTGGTGTTAATCTAGAGGTCAAAG AGTGGTGCTGTGTGAAATCCTATAATCGGAGTGGCATTGTGGGACTCCCAGTAACCATGGAGTGTTCCTATCCACCGCAGCACAGGACAAACATGAAGTTCCTCTGTAAGGGAGACCAACGTAAAAACTGTAGGGACATGGTGACGAGTCAAAGCAGCTCTTACCAGACTGACCACAGGTTCACACTGCAAGATGATACTGCTTCCATCTCATTCCTGGTCACCATTAAAGAGCTGAAAGCAAGTGATGCTGGGACATACTGGTGTGGTTCAGACCGACAGTGGAGTGCTGGTAACTACGCCAAGATTCAACTGTCTGTAG AGTGGTTCTGTGTGAAATCCTATAATCTGAGTGGCATTGTGGGACTCCCAGTAACCATGGAGTGTTCCTATCCACCGCAGCACAGGACAAACATGAAGTTCCTCTGTAAGGGAGACCACCGTAACAACTGCACAGACATGGTGACGAGTCAAAGCAGCTCTGACCAGACTGACCACAGGTTCACACTGCAAGATGATGCTGCTTCCAGCTTGTTCTTGGTCACCATTAAAGAGCTGAACTCAAGTGATGCTGGGACATACTGGTGTGGTTCAGACCGACAGTGGAGTGCTGGTAACTACACCAAGATTCAACTGTCTGTAG ACTTTCAACAGCAGACCAGCACTGTGGAACCAGTCGGATCACAGGTCACACAAATCTCTGGTGGACCTATCAAAGGTGTGTGTACTTCTTATAATCACCTTCTGGAGGTAAATAACGGTTCACACAGTCACATTGTCCATACAAGGTAA
- the LOC128366305 gene encoding polymeric immunoglobulin receptor-like has product MDHSHKISTAGQTDSAIGGGLEEDLVMECSLSTADQDCGTSRITSHTNLYAALIRTVVVLLFLTLALVILLKDKCHKVLGIYINRTTQTAEAEEVKSEVVLSHVTSAAGLIHVSGYEGREAKVSCRYGKGYESYEKYLCRNDCGDDDVLITTTIGKRSRYSISDDKNSRVFTTIISDLSSTDAGKYWCGVTRTGKDIYTEVKLDVKPDHCCEHFTKVQGYEDSSVSISCPYESEDRNNLKYICRGNKPSTCLQEAVVTSNLKQNGQFSINEDKTSRNFTVTIRSLTQKDSGMYLCGIQRNTGLDVFSGFKLEVKGERSWL; this is encoded by the exons ATGGACCATAGCCATAAAATCAGCACTGCTGGGCAAACTGACAGTGCCATAGGAGGAGGGTTAGAGGAGGACCTGGTCATGGAGTGCAG TCTTTCCACAGCAGACCAGGACTGTGGAACCAGTCGGATCACAAGTCACACAAATCTCT atgCAGCGCTCATTCGAACTGTGGTTGTGCTACTCTTTCTGACACTTGCCCTGGTCATACTTCTTAAAGATAAATGTCACAAAGTGCTAG gaaTCTACATTAACAGAACCACTCAGACTGCAGAAGCGGAGGAAGTGAAGAGTGAGG tTGTTCTGAGTCATGTCACGAGTGCAGCAGGGTTAATCCATGTGTCTGGATATGAAGGGAGAGAAGCTAAAGTTTCTTGCCGCTATGGAAAAGGTTATGAGTCTTATGAAAAGTACCTGTGCAGGAATGACTGTGGTGACGATGATGTTCTGATTACGACCACAATAGGAAAGAGAAGCAGATACTCCATCTCTGATGACAAAAATTCAAGAGTCTTCACAACGATCATTTCTGATCTCAGTTCTACGGATGCAGGGAAATATTGGTGTGGGGTGACCAGGACTGGAAAGGATATCTACACTGAAGTAAAGCTGGATGTAAAAccag ACCACTGCTGTGAACATTTCACCAAAGTCCAAGGTTATGAGGACAGTTCAGTGTCCATCAGTTGTCCATACGAGTCTGAGGACAGGAACAACCTGAAGTacatctgcagaggaaacaagcCCTCCACATGTCTGCAGGAGGCAGTAGTCACTTCTAACCTCAAACAAAATGGACAGTTCAGCATTAACGAGGACAAAACTTCGAGGAATTTTACAGTGACCATTAGAAGTTTGACCcaaaaggattctgggatgtaCCTTTGTGGTATCCAAAGAAACACCGGCCTGGATGTCTTCTCTGGTTTTAAGCTGGAAGTCAAAGGTGAGAGGTCATGGCTCTAA
- the tekt4 gene encoding tektin-4: MSSEVLVSRPHIDSRAVALGVLDLEKEPPVQPEVPQPSLGSATAGYRSAKYTPAEWYSKYYSILQQAESDQHEARRIQRGSKTLNQETEAATLRTQAEGTSHLGERLQEIHHWKSELQRHIDQLQAATESLLALKTRLERALDATETPYAIATDNLNCRTRRLGPDLVTDTVEEELLKEVDLIRSIQALLKRTTAQVVSQIKMNREAKQMLELDWSDKFQAYNFDEHSGRYTNMSPDTRHQPSSAAMQDQMCNRTSWTKFTQDNLFKAFQEEQATNSLRVLVERVLLDTTDDLRVQCSNVDQAFSQRCVELTEAKIQLEMRLTQTLEQIGAQERNIVVLQQAIHNKEAPLRVAQSRLYLRSLRPNMELCRDEPQLSLEGEVRQIDATLASLHQQLSEARSSLSHLEESRMALEKDITCKTNSLFIERDKCMTHRKRYPTISTLSGY; encoded by the exons ATGAGCTCGGAGGTTTTAGTGTCACGGCCGCACATTGACAGCAGAGCTGTGGCCCTGGGGGTCCTGGACCTGGAGAAGGAGCCTCCAGTACAACCGGAGGTCCCACAGCCGTCCTTGGGCTCAGCCACCGCGGGGTACCGCTCCGCTAAATACACCCCGGCTGAGTGGTACTCCAAATACTACAGTATCCTCCAGCAGGCAGAGTCCGACCAACACGAAGCCCGGAGAATCCAGCGGGGGTCCAAAACTCTGAACCAGGAAACTGAAGCTGCCACTTTGAGGACTCAGGCCGAAGGAACAAGTCATCTGGGAGAGAGACTCCAAGAGATCCACCACTGGAAGTCTGAGCTGCAGCGGCACATCGACCAGTTGCAGGCCGCTACTGAGTCACTGCTGGCGCTGAAGACGCGGCTGGAGAGGGCGCTGGACGCCACCGAGACTCCGTACGCCATCGCCACCGATAATCTGAATTGCAGGACAAGAAGACTTGGACCAGACCTGGTCACAGACACCGTGGAGGAGGAGCTGTTAAAG GAAGTGGACTTGATCAGGAGCATCCAGGCTCTTCTGAAGAGAACCACAGCTCAGGTTGTCAGCCAGATCAA aATGAATCGAGAGGCTAAGCAGATGCTCGAGTTGGACTGGTCTGATAAGTTCCAGGCCTACAACTTTGATGAGCACAGTGGGAGATACACTAACATGAGTCCAGATACACGGCACCAGCCCAGCTCAGCCGCTATGCAGGACCA GATGTGTAACCGTACGTCATGGACAAAGTTCACACAGGACAACCTGTTTAAGGCCTTTCAGGAGGAACAGGCCACTAACAGTCTCAG AGTGCTGGTGGAGCGAGTGCTGCTGGACACCACTGATGATCTGAGAGTCCAGtgctccaatgtggaccaagccTTCAGCCAGCGCTGCGTGGAGCTGACAGAGGCCAAGATCCAGCTAGAGATGAGGCTCacacag ACCTTGGAGCAGATTGGGGCCCAGGAGAGGAACATTGTAGTTCTGCAGCAGGCCATCCACAACAAAGAAGCTCCACTTCGAGTAGCTCAGTCCAGACTGTACCTTCGCTCTCTCAGACCCAACATGGAGCTCTGCAGAGACGAACCCCAGCTcag TTTGGAAGGGGAGGTGAGGCAGATTGATGCCACCCTGGCATCTCTGCACCAGCAGCTGAGCGAGGCCAGAAGTTCCCTGTCCCACCTGGAGGAGTCTCGCATGGCCCTAGAGAAGGACATAACGTGTAAAACCAACTCGCTGTTCATCGAGAGAGACAAATGTATGACTCATCGTAAACGCTACCCAACAATCTCCACACTATCAGGATACTAA